The genome window AGAGGTACTTCCGTCACAAACCCAACGTGCTGGTTCTGCGCCTTCCTGGTAAGATAAAGTCTGAATTTCAACTAAATCAGATACCATAAATGCAGAGTAGAAACCTAATCCGAATTTACCAATGATCTCATTGGCATCTTTAGCGTCTTTAAATTTCTCTACGAATTCACTAGCACCAGAGAAAGCAACCTGATTGATATATTTCTTAATCTCTTCAGCGGTCATCCCCAAGCCATTATCACTGATTGTGATTGTCTTTTTTTCCACATCAAGCGCAACTTCTACTAAAGGATTGCCCAACTCACCGTTGTATTGTCCTAATGCAGCCAGACGTTTGATTTTTTGTACCGCATCAACCGCATTTGAAACCAGCTCACGCAGGAATATCTCATTGTCTGAGTACAGGAATTTCTTAATAATAGGAAAAATGTTTTCGGTATGTATGGAAATACTCCCTTTTTCTTCTATGCTCATATGTTAACTCATTTTTAAGTACATAACGGCTTTATCAAGGGATGTTCCAATTTCATTTTAGTTGTCAAATTGACAGTCTGATTTAATTTTCGTAAGCTTACTCTGTAAATTATAGCTTCAACCAGATATATGAACATTGACCTCTATAAAAAACTATATACTGAAGGACTTATCAGTGAACAAACACTGGAAAAGGTGGTTGAAAAAGATAAAAGCCCTTTATTCTCCTTACACTGGGAGCTGAAAACTCTTTTATACCTCGGGGTTACACTTTTAAGCACAGGTCTGGGAATTCTGATCTATAAAAACATTGATACGATCGGTCATCAGTTCATCTTGTTATTTATAGCAGCAATCTGCACAGGCAGTTTCTTTTACTGCGTTAAAAACAGAAAACCTTTTAGCAGGGAAAAAGTCAGATCTCCCGGTTCATTTTATGATTATATCTTATTATTGGGTTGTCTGAGCCTGCTGAGTTTTCTGGGCTATCTTCAATTTCAATACCGTGTTTTTGGTGATAATTATGGCCTTGCAACATTTATTCCGATGCTCGTGCTATTCTATGTGGCTTATGAATTTGACCATATCGGCGTGCTGAGTATGGGCATTACTAACCTGGCTATCTGGCTGGGCGCAACCATTACGCCATTTGCCATGCTTTCAAATGGGCTGTACAGCAGTAATCCTTTAATTATCCCTTATCTCTTTTTAGGGCTGTTGTTATTAACTGCGGCTTACCTTTCTGAACGGTACAACTTCAAAAGGCATTTTAAATTCACTTATCAGAATTTTGGAGTAAATATCTCTTTTATTGCACTTTTTACCGGTTATTTCAGTTTTTACGAGCATCCTTTAAGCTTTCTGTGGTTAATTGCGGTACTTATACTGGCTTTTATCCTGTACCGGGATGCCTTAAAAAATAAATCGTTCTATTTTCTGGTGCTGGTTATCTTATATGCTTATGTAGCAATCAGCACCCTTGTAGTCAGAATGCTGTTCAATATAGATTCAGAAGCTGCTTTTGTGACAGGGTTACTCTATTTTATCGGATCGGCAATCGGTTTAATCATTGTACTGATCCGGCTGAACAAAAAAATTAAAGAAATATGATCATCTACAATAAAACATGGCTGACCAACCTGAATATACAAGATCAGGTTAATTCCTCTCTGGCTGCGGGTGACCTGACTAAAGAGGAATTTAAAAATATAGAAAAAGCTTATCCGGTTGGATTTTATTCTCCCAATATCTTTGTCAGATCAGGATTATTTCTGCTAACCTGTGTGATTGCTTTGTTCGGGGGCTGTTTACTGACCTATATCTGCTGGGATTCGGTGGTAACCTCCCATGGTGGTGCATGGGTACTTTTTTTAGGCCTGATCAGTTATATCGCACTGGAAGTGGTTGTGAAAAACAAACATCATTTCAGATCTGGTGCTGATGACGCCCTGATCTGGATTTCGGGCGGCCTGTTTTGTGTGGCCTTTACCTGGCTGACATTCACTATGGCCTGGGATTTCAACACCACCATGAACACAGCAGTCTCTATGGCTGCTTTTACACTTTTTCTGAGCTTATTCCTGACAGTAAGATTTGCAGACAGCCTGATGGCCTTATTTTGCTTTTTAACAGCCTTAGTACTTGCGGTACTGTTAGCGATTGTGCACCTTTCTTTTGGTAAGGCGATACTTCCGTTTTTAGTCATGCTGCTTTCTGCTCTGGTTTATTATTTTTCCTGGTCTAAAAGCAGTAGTCCAAAATTTATTTATTATCGGCATTGTCTCCGCTTCGTGCAAACAGGCAGCTTACTTACTTTATACCTGGCTGGCAATTATTATGTAGTTCAGGAATTAGGCAATCAACTTTATGCTTATACCACTTTTGGACCATACAAAGTTCCTTATCCGGTCTTTTTCTGGCCATGGACTATTCTTGTCCCTTTTATCTATACAGGCCTGGGCCTTTATAAAAAGAATGTGATTTTACTGCGTACAGGATTGATTCTGATCGCCATAGCCGCGGTTACTTTTAAAAATTATTACCATGTACTGCCTATAGAGGGCACACTTGTTTTAATTGGACTGGTTACCATTGGAGGCTCTTATTGGGCAATCAGGTATCTTAAAACACCTAAAAAGGGCTTTACTTCCGAAGAGTTAAGTGAAGATACCATCCCTGGCGGGGTTAACGTGGAATCACTGATTATTGCAAGCACTCAGCTGGATACGCCTTCGGGAACAGAGAGCCGCTTTGGTGGTGGAGATTTCGGTGGTGGAGGCTCTTCTTCAAATTTTTAAGAAAGAATATTACAATTGGTTAGCAATGTTCTTCTGTATCTTTGCATAGAATGGAATATAATGTACACACACTGCCTAATGGCATTCGTCTTCTTCACGTACCCTCTGCATCAGCGATCTCTCACGCTTGTATTATTGTAAATAGCGGTTCGCGCGATGAAACTGAAAGCCAGGCTGGACTTGCCCATTTTATTGAGCATTTAATCTTTAAACGCACAGAAAAAAGGAATACAAACCAGATCCTGAACAGACTGGAGAGTGTTGGGGCAGATTTAAATGCCTATACAACCAAAGAATATACCTGTATCCACGCTTCTTTTTTACATCCTTATCTGGATAGAACGCTGGAACTTTTTAATGATATCGTATTCCATTCTACTTTTCCTGAAGAGGAAATGGAAAAGGAAAAAGGAGTAATCTTAGATGAGATCGCATCCTACCTTGATCAGCCTGAAGAAGCTATCTATGATGATTTTGAGGATATGGTATTCGCTGATCATGCCTTAGGCAGAAATATTCTGGGAACGACTGAAAGTGTAGATCGGCTTTCTCAGCAGGATATTAAAGATTTTATCGCTGCTAATTACCATACCGATAAAATTGTCGTTGCTGTTCTGGGAGATTATTCTTTGCCTAAAGCGGTTAAAATATTCACGAAGTATTATGAGGGAATCCCTCAAAATCTACATCAGGACAATAGAAAAGCTCCTTCTAAATCACCGGTAATTACCCGTATAGATCAAAAACCGATTATGCAGGCACATACCATGATTGGCTCTACAGCTTATTCTTTACACCACCCTTTTAAAACGGGCTTGCTGTTGTTGAATAACCTGTTATGTGGCACTGGAATGAGTTCTATCCTGAATTTACAGATCAGAGAAAAACATGGGATTGCTTACAGCATAGAATCGGGGTACAGTCCTTTGAGTGATACGGGCATTTTTACCTTGTATTTTGGTACGGATAAAGAAAAAGTAAACAGGGCACAGTCACTTATTTACAAAGAGTTTAAAAAGATCAGAGAAAATCCTTTAACAGAGGTGCAATTACAAAAAGCCAAGAATAAATTCATCGGACAAATTGCCCTTGGAGAAGAAAATAGAATAGGATTAATTGTTTCTATGGCAAAAAGCCTGATTGATTACAATAAAATAGATAGTCTGGAAACTGTTTTTCAAAAAATACAAGCCGTAAATACACAGGATATGGCACAGATTGCTGATGAAATCCTGGATGAAAAAAACCTCAGTGTCTTAACCTTTTACCCTTTAGCTTAAGAGCCAGTTTGAAACAGGCGCTAATATTTGTACTTTTGTAATATACTTTGTTACTGTTAATAAGCAGTGACAAGATAAATACATATTGTGTGTATTTAAACAGGTCAAAAAAAATTATATAGATGAAATTACCAATTGTAGCTTATGGAGATCCGGTTTTAAGGAAGGTATGTGAAAGCATAGATGAAAACTATCCGGATTTACAAAAACTAATCAGTAATATGTTTGACACCATGTATGCAGCAAGTGGTGTTGGTTTGGCTGCGCCACAGATCGGTCTGCCAATCAGACTGTTCATTGTGGATACTGGTGAAGACGAAGATGGAAAGCAAGGTTTCAAAAGAGTATTTATCAATGCTGTGATTTTGGAAGAAACCGGTGAGCCATGGGCTTTTACGGAAGGATGTCTGAGTCTCCCTGAAATCAGAGAGGATGTATTACGCAAACCAAATATCAAAGTCCAGTACTATGACGAAAACTGGGAATTGCATGAAGAAGCACTTTCAGGTATGCCTGCACGTGTTGTACAGCATGAATATGACCATATAGAAGGTAAGTTGTTCACTGATACCCTAAGTCTGTTGCGTAAGACCATGCTGAAGTCTAAACTGGATTCAATTTCAAGAGGTGATATTCACGCAGATTACAGAATGAAGTTCCCAAAACAACGCAATAAGAAACGCTAGTTATTATTGTTTTGTCTGCTTTTATCCCCGCTAAAAATCTGCTGCATGAGCTTGCCCCAGGCAAATGGATTTAATAATGGGTTAGATTGTACCAGATTTTTATTCAGTTCTCTTTCCTGATCTATACGGAAATTAGTTGAAGATATCTCTCCAGCATCCCTGGGGAGATATTGAATTTTTCCATTAATAGAGCGTGAAGACATATTTTTCCGCGCAATTTCCATATCATCATCAGCGACTTTCATCGCCAGAAAATCTTTCGTAAACTCTTCTATGGTAGCCCATGGATAAACGCGTACAGCAGGAAGGTAAACGATTTCTGATTTCATTTTTACCATCGCAGTATACTTTGAGTCTTTAATATCAGCCGGAATAAGAACGACTTTGTCAGTGTATCCTATAGCGTTGTAAATCAAAGTATCCCCCGGATGGGCTACAAAAGAAAAATAACCTTTATAATTGGCAGCATAACGCTGATCCTGGTTAGTTTTATTCGTTATAGTCACGTAAGGGACAACAAAACTACTGTCCCTGTCTGTTATAATACCAGAAAATTGGATCAATTTCTTCCCTGAAGGCGTTTGTTGTGCAAACAGCCCCGCAGTAAAAAAAATCAAAACGACCGTAAAGATGTATTTCATCGTACAAAAATAACTGTAATTCTTACAGTGACTAGTTAAAATTTGTTAAATGGCTAAACTGATTCAGTCAGGTTAATAGCTTCAACCGCAGTAATTTGTGGTACTGCTTTCATAATAGCCTGCTCGATTCCTGCTTTCATGGTCATAAAACTCATTTTGCAAGATCCGCAGTTCCCCAATAACTTCAATTTAACGACATTGTCCGGCGTAATTTCTTCTATCGCAACATCACCACCATCAGCCTTAAGATAAGGACGGATGGTTTCTAATGCTTGTTCTACTTGTTCTTTTAAATCCATGATATATTTTAAAATATAAATTTACTAATTTTTTAGCAATCTGACCGCAACGCATTATTAATTGCAATCTGCTGCGCAATCTTTCCTGCCATTTCTGCAAATGCAATTGAAGTCTGACTCTCTTTATCCATTGCAATAGGCGTACCACTATCTCCACCTTCTGTAATTCCCTGAACAAGAGGTATTTCACCTAAGAAAGGTACGTCAAAAGAAGCTGCCAGAGCCTTTCCGCCGTCTTTCCCGAAAATATAATACTTGTTTTCAGGCAATTCTGCCGGGGTAAAATAAGCCATATTCTCAATTACTCCTAATACCGGGATATTAATACCTGGCATTCTGAACATGGCAAGCCCTTTTCTGGTATCCGCTAAAGCTACTTGCTGTGGAGTAGTCACTATTACTGCACCTGCAATCGGGAAACTTTGGGTAATGGTGATATGAATATCCCCGGTTCCAGGAGGAAGATCCACAATCAGGTAATCCAGTTCGCCCCAATCTGCATCATTGAACAATTGTTTAATTGCATTGGACGCCATCGGGCCACGCCAGGGTACAGGCTGGTCAGGATCGGCAAAAAATCCTAATGACAATAACTTGATACCGTATTTTTCAATTGGCAGAATCAATGTTTTTCCTTCTGCTGTTTCTCTTGCACTTGGCTTAGCCCCTAAAAGACCAAACATTGTTGGCACCGAAGGCCCATAAATATCTGCATCAATTAAACCAACTTTAGCGCCGTCTGCTGCAAGGGTAACAGCAAGGTTACTCGCCACGGTAGATTTTCCTACTCCGCCTTTACCTGATGAGACCAGAATGATATTTTTAATATCTTTCAGCTGGGTAGTATCATTTGGCTTAGTTACTCTTGAAGTAATTTTTATATTTATTTCTGCCTCTTTGTCTACAAAATGCTTGATGGCATTAAGGCAGGCATTTTTAAGCATATCCTTCATTGGACAGGCTGGAGTGGTCAGTTCTAAGGTGAAACTAATTTTTTTATCTTCGATGCTCAGCTCTTTAATCATGTTCAATGTGACCAGATCTTTTTTAAGATCAGGGTCTTCGACATTTCTTAAAGCAGCTAAAACTTGTTCGTTGCTAATATTCATTGCCCAAAATTAACAAAAGGACGTTACAATTAATTGATTTTAGGCTTTTTAAGTGTAATTTTAACACGAAATAAACATTTGCATTTAACGTTAAGCAATTAAACATCTATTTTACAGCATGCGTCTTCCAAAAATAAACATCCCTAAAAAATACATCAAAGCAGGTGCATGGGTTCTAGGGGTATTTCTTGTATTAATTGCCATCCTTGGTTCTATTGCTTACAGCAAGAGAGAAGCTCTACTCAAAAAAATGATAGCCAAAGCTATCCAGAAGGCCGATACTGATTATGGATTAGCCATAAAAATTGAGAATGCCGGCTTTAAAGGGCTGAGCACTGTACACATGAAAAACATCTCTGTAGTTCCCAAAGACCGGGATACTTTATCTACAGTTGCTGATCTTACCATTGGTGTAAAGTTATTTCCCTTACTGTTCGGAGACGTTAAACTTGCTGAGGTCGCCTTAAATACCGGTAAAGTCAGCATCGTATTGAAAGATAGTCTGACTAACCTTGATTTTATCCTCAAAAGGAAAAAGAAAGATAAAAAAGATAATAAAGCAAAAATAGATCTGAGTGAAATTGCGCATGATATCCTCAACCAGGTACTGAATAAAATCCCGGATGACATGGAGATGAAGAACCTGGTGTTCACCTTGAATGATAATGATACTGCAAAACTGAATTTCCTGACTACAACAGCTACAATTGACGGGGGAGATTTGAAATCAACCATTCTGGTCAATAATGATGAGGCAACCTGGCATATTGATGGTAAACTGAAACCGGGT of Pedobacter cryoconitis contains these proteins:
- a CDS encoding DUF2157 domain-containing protein; the encoded protein is MNIDLYKKLYTEGLISEQTLEKVVEKDKSPLFSLHWELKTLLYLGVTLLSTGLGILIYKNIDTIGHQFILLFIAAICTGSFFYCVKNRKPFSREKVRSPGSFYDYILLLGCLSLLSFLGYLQFQYRVFGDNYGLATFIPMLVLFYVAYEFDHIGVLSMGITNLAIWLGATITPFAMLSNGLYSSNPLIIPYLFLGLLLLTAAYLSERYNFKRHFKFTYQNFGVNISFIALFTGYFSFYEHPLSFLWLIAVLILAFILYRDALKNKSFYFLVLVILYAYVAISTLVVRMLFNIDSEAAFVTGLLYFIGSAIGLIIVLIRLNKKIKEI
- a CDS encoding M16 family metallopeptidase, with product MEYNVHTLPNGIRLLHVPSASAISHACIIVNSGSRDETESQAGLAHFIEHLIFKRTEKRNTNQILNRLESVGADLNAYTTKEYTCIHASFLHPYLDRTLELFNDIVFHSTFPEEEMEKEKGVILDEIASYLDQPEEAIYDDFEDMVFADHALGRNILGTTESVDRLSQQDIKDFIAANYHTDKIVVAVLGDYSLPKAVKIFTKYYEGIPQNLHQDNRKAPSKSPVITRIDQKPIMQAHTMIGSTAYSLHHPFKTGLLLLNNLLCGTGMSSILNLQIREKHGIAYSIESGYSPLSDTGIFTLYFGTDKEKVNRAQSLIYKEFKKIRENPLTEVQLQKAKNKFIGQIALGEENRIGLIVSMAKSLIDYNKIDSLETVFQKIQAVNTQDMAQIADEILDEKNLSVLTFYPLA
- the def gene encoding peptide deformylase translates to MKLPIVAYGDPVLRKVCESIDENYPDLQKLISNMFDTMYAASGVGLAAPQIGLPIRLFIVDTGEDEDGKQGFKRVFINAVILEETGEPWAFTEGCLSLPEIREDVLRKPNIKVQYYDENWELHEEALSGMPARVVQHEYDHIEGKLFTDTLSLLRKTMLKSKLDSISRGDIHADYRMKFPKQRNKKR
- a CDS encoding NifU family protein, which produces MDLKEQVEQALETIRPYLKADGGDVAIEEITPDNVVKLKLLGNCGSCKMSFMTMKAGIEQAIMKAVPQITAVEAINLTESV
- a CDS encoding Mrp/NBP35 family ATP-binding protein, which produces MNISNEQVLAALRNVEDPDLKKDLVTLNMIKELSIEDKKISFTLELTTPACPMKDMLKNACLNAIKHFVDKEAEINIKITSRVTKPNDTTQLKDIKNIILVSSGKGGVGKSTVASNLAVTLAADGAKVGLIDADIYGPSVPTMFGLLGAKPSARETAEGKTLILPIEKYGIKLLSLGFFADPDQPVPWRGPMASNAIKQLFNDADWGELDYLIVDLPPGTGDIHITITQSFPIAGAVIVTTPQQVALADTRKGLAMFRMPGINIPVLGVIENMAYFTPAELPENKYYIFGKDGGKALAASFDVPFLGEIPLVQGITEGGDSGTPIAMDKESQTSIAFAEMAGKIAQQIAINNALRSDC